In a genomic window of Sarcophilus harrisii chromosome 4, mSarHar1.11, whole genome shotgun sequence:
- the LOC100934794 gene encoding nuclear envelope pore membrane protein POM 121C: MGGYLGRPSSPEPPRRERREPAGASPHLLSPARRLHLRDHLTAPNRFSLAPRRRYPIQQAQYSLLGTLPTVCWEGYQRKNVLSPRNSHMICSPVTVRIARPDLPRSPLEPVMNSAVVNSPSRNTPDPCAKETVMNALKESRKRAVEEDDQIFCDAQENKRRRHDSSGSGHSAFEPLVANGAPASLVPKPGSLKRSLTSQCAEDNLNKRSRTSSTSSLTNTTPGGIPSSIRNAITSSYSSTRGFSQLWKRSGPSTSPLSSPASSRSQTPERPVKKAREEELHQSSSLTPMTSDKESQAEKVTDTPTWKKQSSWSTPSTSGSGGKRKRKVQLLPSRRGDQLTLPPPPQLGYSITAEDLDLEKKAALQWFNKVLEEKTDPPPASVAESSPAPRPLSFTSSETATSSSAAPPAASANLLLDSLKKMQSSPNPAALTDAAGAAPAAAPSPLKPASPPAAPGPSEPGPPAATSVASKPVSTFSLMSPATTLAATTSSSSQAPPAPVSEGSSKPLTSPSPKPSLLFGMLSAPPPTSSAPTPTPAPAPTPTPAPAPTPTSTSTPAPAPTPTPTTSSAPSPATPMFKPIFGAPPKMESGVSPAAPPTPTPASCGSVLSTTPSSSTTTFKPIFGSMGPPSSLPLASPFLKQPSSSAPSTAVTTAVLAPLFSGLPSAQSAAAPAPTTTAAAASTGTTDSGAKPAFGFGLSSLAGTAGAAATATTTSATTTTPTPSLSQPFLFGAAPAAGSSFTPSTGSMFQFNKPAATTSSTAAATTANTFGAVQATPSGTGGFGFGGSVTTAALPTTSQVTLTFGPTTTTAAFSSPFGSSIKTMPPPPYPGATPQPAFGSVDGQQQQQGATKAGPTPSFSSTFSFGGSSGPSPALPQPTFGSAAQPAFGGAKPPTSFGAPASTQPAFGSTNTVFSFGTATTSSFGASTQTTSSGTGSSMFSSMTLAPFTFGSSTSAASSGGFGASTAGPGTSSSTTAFSFGASQSGASSAATPFGAALNQNPLAPSSSTPFAFNVANTSENKSVFGGTSTPTFGQSAPAPGAGTVGSSLSFGTPATPAQSFVGAGPSFGPSTPSFSIGAGSKTPGARQRLQARRQHTRKK; the protein is encoded by the exons ATGGGCGGTTATCTGGGCAGGCCGAGCTCCCCCGAGCCCCCGCGCCGGGAGCGGCGGGAGCCCGCGGGGGCGTCGCCACACCTGCTGAGCCCGGCCCGCAGGCTCCACCTCAG GGACCACCTGACTGCTCCAAACCGATTCTCATTAGCTCCACGGAGGAGGTATCCCATTCAGCAGGCACAGTACTCCTTGCTGGGGACCCTCCCCACCGTGTGCTGGGAAGGCTACCAGAGGAAAAACGTGCTCTCTCCCCGAAATTCTCACATGATCTGTAGCCCTGTGACTGTGAGGATTGCTCGCCCAGACCTACCCCGATCCCC CCTGGAGCCGGTCATGAATTCGGCCGTGGTGAATTCACCATCCAGAAATACCCCAGACCCATGTGCAAAGGAAACCGTGATGAACGCACTCAAAGAGAGTCGGAAAAGGGCGGTGGAGGAAGATGATCAAATCTTCTGTGATGCCCAGGAAAACAAGCGAAG GCGCCATGACAGTAGCGGGAGTGGACACTCGGCATTTGAACCCTTGGTGGCAAATGGGGCCCCAGCATCTCTTGTTCCCAA GCCTGGGTCTCTGAAGAGAAGCCTCACGTCCCAGTGTGCAGAAGACAACTTGAATAAGAGATCGCGCACCTCTTCGACCAGCTCTTTGACCAACACCACCCCGGGGGGCATCCCCAGCTCCATCCGCAATGCCATCACCAGCTCCTACAGCTCCACCAGGGGCTTCTCACAG CTGTGGAAGAGGAGTGGCCCCAGCACCTCACCCCTCTCCAGCCCCGCTTCATCTCGGTCCCAGACCCCGGAGAGGCCTGTGAAGAAAGCTCG agAAGAAGAGCTTCATCAGTCTAGCTCTTTGACCCCCATGACCTCAGACAAGGAATCACAGGCAGAGAAGG TGACCGATACCCCCACATGGAAGAAACAGAGCTCTTGGAGCACCCCATCCACCTCCGGGAGTGGTGGGAAGCGCAAACGCAAAGTTCAGCTGTTGCCTTCCCGGCGAGGAGACCAGCTCACCCTG CCCCCACCTCCCCAACTTGGTTACTCCATCACGGCTGAGGACCTGGACTTGGAAAAGAAGGCCGCCTTGCAGTGGTTTAACAAAGTCTTGGAGGAGAAGACAG acccTCCTCCTGCTTCTGTGGCAGAGAGCTCCCCTGCCCCTCGGCCCCTTTCCTTCACATCCTCGGAGACGGCCACGTCCTCGTCAGCCGCTCCTCCAGCTGCCAGCGCCAACCTGCTGCTGGACAGTCTGAAGAAGATGCAGAGCTCCCCGAACCCGGCGGCCCTCACAG ATGCGGCTGGAGCAGCCCCTGCTGCGGCTCCCTCCCCGCTGAAGCCCGCCAGCCCACCCGCTGCCCCCGGGCCCTCAGAGCCGGGGCCCCCAGCAGCCACCTCGGTGGCATCCAAGCCCGTCTCGACCTTCTCCTTGATGAGCCCTGCCACCACACTCGCTGCtaccaccagcagcagcagccaggCCCCCCCAGCTCCTGTGTCCGAGGGCTCCAGCAAGCCCCTCACCAGCCCCTCCCCCAAGCCAAGCCTTCTCTTCGGAATGCTGAGTGCCCCTCCTCCAACATCCTCCGCTCCCACTCCCACTCCCGCTCCTGCTCCCACTCCCACTCCTGCTCCTGCTCCCACTCCCACTTCTACTTCTACTCCCGCTCCTGCTCCCACTCCCACTCCTACAACTTCTTCAGCTCCTTCTCCTGCCACCCCCATGTTCAAACCCATTTTTGGGGCTCCCCCTAAGATGGAGAGTGGGGTTTCACCGGCGGCCCCCCCCACCCCGACTCCTGCGTCCTGTGGCTCAGTCCTCTCCACAACTCCCAGCAGCTCCACTACAACCTTCAAGCCCATCTTTGGGAGCATGGGCCCACCCTCCTCTCTGCCCTTGGCCTCCCCCTTCTTGAAGCAGCCTTCCTCTTCGGCCCCCAGCACGGCCGTCACCACCGCCGTGCTGGCGCCTCTCTTTAGCGGCCTCCCCAGCGCCCAGTCCGCTGCGGCCCCCGCCCCCACCACCACCGCTGCTGCCGCCTCCACAGGGACCACTGACTCTGGTGCCAAGCCCGCCTTTGGCTTCGGGCTGAGCAGCTTGGCTGGCACTGCGGGCGCCGCCGCCACGGCCACCACCACGAGCGCCACCACAACCACGCCCACTCCCTCCCTGTCACAGCCTTTCCTCTTCGGGGCCGCCCCTGCCGCTGGCTCCAGCTTCACCCCGTCCACCGGCTCCATGTTCCAGTTTAACAAGCCCGCCGCCACCACCTCCAGCACCGCCGCCGCGACCACCGCCAACACCTTTGGTGCCGTGCAGGCGACCCCCAGCGGCACTGGTGGCTTTGGGTTCGGCGGGAGCGTCACCACGGCCGCGCTGCCGACCACCAGCCAAGTGACGTTGACGTTCGgccccaccaccaccactgccGCCTTCAGCTCCCCCTTTGGCTCAAGCATCAAGACCATGCCGCCCCCGCCCTACCCAGGGGCCACCCCGCAGCCAGCTTTTGGGAGCGTCGacgggcagcagcagcagcagggggCCACCAAGGCGGGCCCCACGCCAAGCTTCAGTAGCACATTCAGCTTCGGGGGCTCATCAGGCCCTAGCCCGGCCCTCCCCCAGCCCACCTTTGGCAGCGCCGCCCAGCCGGCCTTTGGCGGGGCAAAGCCCCCTACCTCCTTCGGCGCCCCCGCCAGCACGCAGCCGGCCTTCGGCAGCACCAACACGGTCTTCTCGTTCGGCACGGCCACCACCTCCAGCTTCGGGGCCAGCACGCAGACCACCAGCAGTGGCACGGGCAGCTCCATGTTCAGCAGCATGACGCTGGCCCCCTTCACCTTCGGGAGCTCCACGTCTGCAGCCAGCAGTGGGGGCTTCGGGGCCAGCACGGCCGGCCCCGGAACCAGCTCGAGCACCACAGCCTTCAGCTTTGGAGCCAGCCAGAGCGGGGCGTCCAGTGCCGCCACCCCCTTCGGGGCTGCCTTGAACCAGAACCCCCTGGCCCCAAGCTCGAGCACACCCTTTGCCTTCAATGTGGCCAACACCTCTGAGAACAAGTCTGTGTTTGGAG GCACCTCCACGCCCACCTTTGGCCAGAGCGCTCCAGCCCCTGGAGCGGGCACGGTGGGCAGTAGCCTTTCCTTTGGGACCCCGGCCACGCCAGCCCAGAGCTTTGTGGGAGCAGGGCCGTCTTTTG GACCATCGACCCCTTCGTTTTCCATTGGTGCAGGATCCAAGACCCCGGGGGCCCGGCAGCGGCTGCAGGCCCGGAGGCAGCACACTCGAAAGAAATAG
- the NSUN5 gene encoding probable 28S rRNA (cytosine-C(5))-methyltransferase isoform X1 — protein sequence MALYGAAAAVLSGLEARQGSLKTLVYGSRFQNVRQLYALVCETQRYSAVLDSVIHSAGLLQAEKKLKPNLAKVLVYELLLGRGLRGGGRWKPVLSRHKARLQAEFARLKVKRCVSRNEDLLESVPGAAQVAKLPRFVRVNTLKTKLDDAVDYLKREGYSYQGRASGLDELQALEGKRFFLDSLLPELLVFPSGTDFHKHPLYQAGHLILQDKASCLPATLLAPPPGSHVIDACAAPGNKTSHLAALLKNQGKIFAFDLDAGRLATMATLLTRAGVSCCEIANKDFLSVSPSDPRYCQVQYILLDPSCSGSGMASRQLEEPGAGSSSQERLQALAGFQRRALSHALSFPALQRLVYSTCSVCQEENEDVVRDVLQQIEGTFRLVHVLPPWPERGLRTFPGAEHCLRASPETTLTGGFFVAVLERAGGSSGSEPQSLAEEPAPNIAPKKKKRRPKPLTT from the exons ATGGCGCTGTACGGGGCTGCGGCCGCAGTGCTCTCGGGGCTGGAGGCCCGCCAGGGCTCCCTCAAGACCCTGGTCTACGGCAGCCGCTTCCAG AATGTCCGGCAGCTGTACGCTCTGGTGTGTGAGACGCAGCGCTATTCGGCCGTGCTGGACTCGGTGATCCACAGCGCCGGGCTCCTGCAGGCGGAGAAGAAGCTGAAGCCCAACCTGGCCAAG GTCCTGGTGTACGAGCTGCTGCTGGGCCGGGGCTTACGCGGGGGAGGCCGATGGAAGCCGGTGTTGTCCCGGCACAAGGCGAGGCTGCAGGCAGAATTTGCCCGGCTTAAGGTGAAGCGCTGCGTGAGCCGCAACGAGGACCTCCTGGAGTCCGTTCCCGGGGCCGCTCAGG TGGCCAAGCTCCCTCGCTTTGTGCGGGTGAACACCCTCAAGACCAAGCTGGATGATGCCGTCGATTACTTGAAGCGCGAGGGCTACTCCTATCAGGGCCGTGCTTCTGG ACTGGACGAGCTTCAGGCCCTAGAGGGGAAACGGTTTTTCCTGGACTCGCTGCTCCCAGAGCTCCTTGTGTTCCCTTCGGGCACTGATTTCCACAAGCACCCGCTTTACCAGGCTGGCCATCTCATCCTGCAAGACAAG GCCAGCTGCCTCCCAGCCACCTTGCTGGCCCCTCCGCCCGGCTCCCATGTCATCGACGCATGTGCGGCCCCGGGCAATAAGACCAGCCACCTGGCTGCTCTGCTGAAAAACCAGGG GAAAATCTTTGCTTTTGACCTGGATGCTGGGCGGCTAGCGACCATGGCCACGCTGCTGACCAGGGCTGGAGTCTCTTGCTGCGAGATCGCCAACAAGGACTTTCTGTCCGTATCTCCCTCTGACCCGCGTTACTGCCAGGTCCAGTACATCCTGCTGGACCCTTCTTGCAGTGGTTCTG GCATGGCATCCAGGCAGCTGGAGGAGCCCGGCGCGGGCAGCTCTAGCCAGGAACGCTTGCAGGCCCTGGCCGGGTTCCAGCGCCGTGCCCTGAGCCACGCGCTCTCCTTCCCGGCCCTGCAGCGCTTGGTCTATTCGACCTGTTCCGTGTGCCAGGAGGAGAACGAGGACGTGGTACGCGACGTCCTGCAGCAGATCGAGGGCACCTTTAG GCTTGTCCATGTGTTACCTCCGTGGCCAGAGAGAGGCCTCCGCACCTTCCCAGGGGCCGAACACTGTCTCCGAGCATCTCCTGAAACCACGCTCACGGGGGGCTTCTTTGTGGCTGTACTGGAACGGGCAGGGGGGAG CTCAGGTTCAGAACCGCAGTCACTGGCTGAAGAACCCGCACCCAACATAGCTCCCAAGAAAAAGAAACGACGGCCGAAACCATTAACTACGTGA
- the NSUN5 gene encoding probable 28S rRNA (cytosine-C(5))-methyltransferase isoform X2: MALYGAAAAVLSGLEARQGSLKTLVYGSRFQNVRQLYALVCETQRYSAVLDSVIHSAGLLQAEKKLKPNLAKVLVYELLLGRGLRGGGRWKPVLSRHKARLQAEFARLKVKRCVSRNEDLLESVPGAAQVAKLPRFVRVNTLKTKLDDAVDYLKREGYSYQGRASGLDELQALEGKRFFLDSLLPELLVFPSGTDFHKHPLYQAGHLILQDKASCLPATLLAPPPGSHVIDACAAPGNKTSHLAALLKNQGKIFAFDLDAGRLATMATLLTRAGVSCCEIANKDFLSVSPSDPRYCQVQYILLDPSCSGSGMASRQLEEPGAGSSSQERLQALAGFQRRALSHALSFPALQRLVYSTCSVCQEENEDVVRDVLQQIEGTFRLVHVLPPWPERGLRTFPGAEHCLRASPETTLTGGFFVAVLERAGGRFRTAVTG; this comes from the exons ATGGCGCTGTACGGGGCTGCGGCCGCAGTGCTCTCGGGGCTGGAGGCCCGCCAGGGCTCCCTCAAGACCCTGGTCTACGGCAGCCGCTTCCAG AATGTCCGGCAGCTGTACGCTCTGGTGTGTGAGACGCAGCGCTATTCGGCCGTGCTGGACTCGGTGATCCACAGCGCCGGGCTCCTGCAGGCGGAGAAGAAGCTGAAGCCCAACCTGGCCAAG GTCCTGGTGTACGAGCTGCTGCTGGGCCGGGGCTTACGCGGGGGAGGCCGATGGAAGCCGGTGTTGTCCCGGCACAAGGCGAGGCTGCAGGCAGAATTTGCCCGGCTTAAGGTGAAGCGCTGCGTGAGCCGCAACGAGGACCTCCTGGAGTCCGTTCCCGGGGCCGCTCAGG TGGCCAAGCTCCCTCGCTTTGTGCGGGTGAACACCCTCAAGACCAAGCTGGATGATGCCGTCGATTACTTGAAGCGCGAGGGCTACTCCTATCAGGGCCGTGCTTCTGG ACTGGACGAGCTTCAGGCCCTAGAGGGGAAACGGTTTTTCCTGGACTCGCTGCTCCCAGAGCTCCTTGTGTTCCCTTCGGGCACTGATTTCCACAAGCACCCGCTTTACCAGGCTGGCCATCTCATCCTGCAAGACAAG GCCAGCTGCCTCCCAGCCACCTTGCTGGCCCCTCCGCCCGGCTCCCATGTCATCGACGCATGTGCGGCCCCGGGCAATAAGACCAGCCACCTGGCTGCTCTGCTGAAAAACCAGGG GAAAATCTTTGCTTTTGACCTGGATGCTGGGCGGCTAGCGACCATGGCCACGCTGCTGACCAGGGCTGGAGTCTCTTGCTGCGAGATCGCCAACAAGGACTTTCTGTCCGTATCTCCCTCTGACCCGCGTTACTGCCAGGTCCAGTACATCCTGCTGGACCCTTCTTGCAGTGGTTCTG GCATGGCATCCAGGCAGCTGGAGGAGCCCGGCGCGGGCAGCTCTAGCCAGGAACGCTTGCAGGCCCTGGCCGGGTTCCAGCGCCGTGCCCTGAGCCACGCGCTCTCCTTCCCGGCCCTGCAGCGCTTGGTCTATTCGACCTGTTCCGTGTGCCAGGAGGAGAACGAGGACGTGGTACGCGACGTCCTGCAGCAGATCGAGGGCACCTTTAG GCTTGTCCATGTGTTACCTCCGTGGCCAGAGAGAGGCCTCCGCACCTTCCCAGGGGCCGAACACTGTCTCCGAGCATCTCCTGAAACCACGCTCACGGGGGGCTTCTTTGTGGCTGTACTGGAACGGGCAGGGGGGAG GTTCAGAACCGCAGTCACTGGCTGA